One genomic segment of Deltaproteobacteria bacterium includes these proteins:
- the murI gene encoding glutamate racemase, with the protein MIGVFDSGLGGLTILKAFLTKLPGYDYTYLGDNARTPYGNKSQGVIYTYTRQAVEFLFARGCILVILACNTASAKALRRIQQEFLPAKFPDRRVLGVVIPLAEAGVDASRYGRIGVIGTRATIESGVYEQELAKLRPDIKVFGQACPLLVPLVEEDWIGKPETHMILKKYLYRIKRKKIDSLILGCTHYPFLQKDIERIMGKNCRVLNGPDTVSDKLIDYLSRHPEIEERLDRTGTVDFCTTDDPVRFRLMGQKFLCHNIPDVEQAVLENQE; encoded by the coding sequence ATGATCGGCGTTTTTGATTCAGGCCTCGGAGGACTCACTATACTCAAGGCCTTTCTGACCAAACTCCCCGGGTATGATTACACCTACCTGGGCGATAATGCGCGAACCCCCTACGGCAATAAATCCCAGGGCGTCATCTATACCTACACGCGTCAGGCCGTGGAGTTCCTGTTCGCCAGGGGATGCATCCTGGTGATCCTGGCATGCAACACGGCATCGGCCAAGGCCCTGCGCAGGATCCAGCAGGAGTTCCTCCCGGCAAAGTTTCCGGACCGCCGGGTCCTGGGCGTGGTCATCCCCCTGGCCGAGGCAGGCGTGGACGCCTCCCGATACGGTCGGATCGGGGTCATCGGGACCCGGGCGACCATCGAGTCGGGGGTCTACGAACAGGAGCTGGCCAAACTGAGGCCGGATATCAAGGTCTTTGGCCAGGCCTGCCCGCTCCTGGTCCCCCTGGTGGAAGAGGACTGGATCGGAAAGCCCGAAACCCACATGATTCTCAAGAAGTATCTGTACCGGATCAAGCGAAAAAAAATCGACTCCCTCATCCTGGGCTGCACCCACTATCCCTTTCTGCAGAAGGACATCGAACGGATCATGGGGAAGAACTGCCGGGTCCTGAACGGTCCTGACACGGTCTCGGACAAATTGATCGATTATCTCTCCAGGCATCCGGAAATCGAGGAGCGGCTCGACCGGACCGGAACCGTGGACTTCTGCACCACGGACGACCCCGTCCGATTCAGGCTCATGGGTCAGAAATTCCTCTGTCACAACATCCCCGATGTGGAACAGGCGGTATTGGAAAATCAGGAGTGA